Proteins encoded within one genomic window of Scomber japonicus isolate fScoJap1 chromosome 16, fScoJap1.pri, whole genome shotgun sequence:
- the inf2 gene encoding inverted formin-2, whose amino-acid sequence MSGKSDGKKKWAAVRGRLGSSQDSDTQQEANLESADPELCIRLLQVPTVVNYSGLKRRLEGSDQTWMVQFLELSGLDLLLEALDRLSGRGCSRIADALLQLTCVSCVRAVMNSSAGIHFIIDNEGYIRKLSQALDTSNTMVKKQVFELLAALSMFSSDGHHLALDALDHYKGVKTQQYRFSVIMNEMQATDNVPYMVTLLSVINALIFGTDDLRQRDKMRKEFIGLQLLDILPKLR is encoded by the exons ATGTCAGGGAAGTCAGATGGGAAAAAGAAGTGGGCGGCAGTTCGGGGTCGCCTGGGCTCCTCGCAAGACTCTGATACACAGCAGGAGGCCAACTTGGAGAGTGCTGATCCAGAGCTGTGCATCAGACTGCTGCAGGTTCCCACTGTGGTTAACTATTCTGGGCTGAAGCGTCGCCTGGAGGGCAGTGACCAGACATGGATGGTCCAGTTCCTGGAGCTGAGTGGGCTGGATCTCCTCCTGGAGGCCTTGGACCGGCTCTCGGGGCGAGGGTGCTCACGCATTGCTGATGCCCTTCTGCAGCTCACCTGTGTCAGCTGCGTCCGAGCAGTCATGAACTCCTCAGCAGGGATCCACTTCATTATAGACAATGAGGGATACATTCGGAAGCTCTCCCAAG CCTTGGACACTTCCAACACCATGGTGAAGAAGCAGGTGTTTGAGCTACTTGCAGCCCTCAGCATGTTTTCTTCAGATGGGCATCATCTGGCTCTGGATGCCCTGGACCACTACAAG GGTGTGAAGACACAGCAGTATCGCTTCAGTGTGATCATGAACGAGATGCAGGCCACAGACAACGTCCCTTACATGGTCACCCTCCTCAGTGTCATCAATGCCCTCATTTTCGGGACAGATGACCTCAGGCAGAGAGATAAGATGAGAAAGGAGTTTATCG GGCTTCAGTTACTTGATATTCTGCCAAAATTAAGGTGA
- the LOC128375241 gene encoding inverted formin-2-like: protein MSTLMPSFCRLILDVGNFLNYGSHTGNAEGFKISSLLKLTETKANKSRITLLHHILEEAEANHPDLLALPDDIEICEKAAGVSLDSVQSEANALLKRLNETAKKVSNSVEEVKEQYEKVLEENLEACRALTERFADIDKKRSELAVYLCEDANKLSLEELFGTIRTFRGLFIKAIKENKTRKEQAAKAEKRKKQLAEEESKRQKGENGKIIKKGFVPQSEGCIIDHLLADIRKGFSLRKTRPRCDLESLPSGEMHRDTCPPGSSVKPVGEDAVEAATISAPTKSQTEGHQPSTGKVNGLISPPEETLSTPQTVVQDGPQTPPNAAPGEPATTTLPLLERPASLQEEKQPKNPASSPDMMQPNPQAEGEHQPCLPTNGFSVDSTETSVLSPSSLTDSDLLEAVLDGTSSLVPEKLIPEEPVDINVRVQLTESPAPDIDINVTESSKSNIMGGGKVETTNKISHSKDTVGLDVKECISPRTADEDEVVSCKHSDPKSNKKTLSEEIQAFDVPDGLESHDQPSVSEAEPPSLKPEPKKQQSLFKRNKRKSNQGNSGKGHTKHKKGCVLQ from the exons ATGAGCACACTCATGCCCAGTTTCTGCAGGCTCATCCTTGATGTGGGAAATTTTCTCAACTAT GGAAGTCACACTGGGAACGCAGAGGGGTTCAAAATCAGCTCTCTGCTCAAGCTTACAGAAACCAAGGCCAACAAGAGCCGCATTACACTGCTTCATCACATCCTGGAG GAAGCAGAGGCGAACCACCCGGATCTGTTGGCACTGCCAGATGATATCGAGATCTGTGAAAAAGCAGCAGG AGTGAGTCTGGACTCTGTTCAGTCAGAAGCCAATGCCTTACTAAAACGGCTGAATGAGACAGCCAAGAAAGTCTCCAACTctgtggaggaggtgaaggagcaATATGAAAAAGTGCTTGAG GAAAATCTGGAAGCATGTCGAGCTTTGACTGAAAGGTTCGCTGACATTGACAAGAAGAGGAGTGAACTGGCAGTCTACTTATGTGAAGATGCTAATAAGCTTTCGCTTGAGGAACTCTTCGGAACCATCAGGACTTTCCGAGGACTTTTTATCAAGGCAATAAAG GAAAATAAAACCAGAAAAGAGCAGGCAGCCAAGGctgagaagagaaagaagcagcTGGCAGAGGAAGAGTCCAAGAGACAGAAGGGAGAGAATGGAAAAATAA TCAAGAAAGGCTTTGTGCCACAGAGCGAAGGCTGCATCATCGACCACCTCCTGGCAGATATCAGAAAAGGTTTCAGCCTAAGAAAGACCAGGCCCAGGTGCGATTTGGAAAGTCTCCCTTCAGGTGAAATGCATAGGGATACCTGCCCACCTG GATCAAGTGTCAAGCCTGTAGGCGAAGATGCCGTAGAAGCAGCCACCATTTCCGCTCCCACCAAATCTCAGACAGAGGGTCACCAGCCCAGCACAGGCAAGGTGAACGGCCTCATCAGTCCACCAGAAGAAACTCTGTCAACACCTCAGACAGTGGTGCAAGACGGACCCCAAACGCCTCCAAATGCAGCCCCAGGAGAACCAGCCACAACGACACTGCCACTCCTGGAAAGACCTGCATCActgcaggaggagaaacagCCGAAGAACCCTGCATCATCCCCAGATATGATGCAACCTAACCCTCAGGCGGAAGGAGAACATCAACCATGTCTCCCCACAAATGGCTTTTCAGTAGATTCAACTGAGACCAGCGTCCTCAGCCCATCCTCCCTCACAGATTCTGACCTACTAGAGGCTGTGTTGGATGGCACTTCCAGCCTAGTACCTGAGAAGTTGATTCCTGAGGAGCCAGTGGACATTAATGTAAGAGTTCAGCTCACAGAAAGCCCTGCTCCTGATATAGACATTAATGTTACAGAGAGTAGTAAAAGCAATATAATGGGAGGTGGGAAAGTTGAAACTACTAATAAAATAAGCCATTCAAAAGACACTGTTGGTCTAGATGTGAAAGAATGCATTAGTCCAAGAACGGCTGACGAAGATGAGGTTGTGAGTTGCAAACATTCTGACCCTAAAAGCAATAAGAAAACACTCAGTGAGGAAATCCAGGCATTTGACGTCCCAGATGGactggagtcacatgatcagccATCAGTCTCTGAGGCAGAGCCTCCATCCCTTAAGCCCGAACCAAAGAAACAGCAGAGCCTCTTTAAACGAAACAAAAGGAAGAGTAACCAAG GTAACAGTGGAAAAGGACACACTAAACATAAAAAAGGCTGTGTGTTGCAGTGA
- the adss1 gene encoding adenylosuccinate synthetase isozyme 1, whose amino-acid sequence MSVTWSAKDLKNTNQPAATGLKRSRNDVGNKATVVLGAQWGDEGKGKVVDLLATEADVVCRCQGGNNAGHTVVVEGKEYDFHLLPSGIINTKSISLIGNGVVIHLPGLFEEGDKNDKKGLKGWEKRLIVSDRAHIVFDFHQVVDGLQETERQAQEGKNIGTTKKGIGPAYSSKASRTGLRVCDLLGDFKDFSTKFKNLVHQYQSMYPALTVDVEDQLKKLKEYAERLRPMVRDGVYYMYEALHGSPKKILVEGANAALLDIDFGTYPFVTSSNCTVGGACTGLGIPPLNIGDVFGVAKAYTTRVGIGAFPTEQLNAVGELLQTRGHEVGVTTGRKRRCGWLDLVIVRYAHMINGFTAIALTKLDILDVLDEIKVGVAYKLNGKRIPHFPANMDVLQKVEVEYETFPGWKTDTSAARKWNDLPAKAQNYIRFIENHIGVPIKWVGVGKSRECMIQMF is encoded by the exons ATGTCGGTCACCTGGTCGGCAAAAGACCTCAAAAACACGAATCAGCCCGCCGCGACGGGACTGAAGCGATCGCGCAACGACGTGGGGAACAAAGCCACGGTGGTCCTCGGTGCGCAATGGGGCGATGAGGGCAAAGGAAAAGTGGTCGATTTGTTGGCGACTGAAGCTGATGTTGTGTGCAGATGTCAG GGGGGAAACAATGCAGGACACACAGTGGTAGTAGAGGGCAAGGAGTACGACTTCCACCTTCTCCCCAGTGGAATCATCAACACCAAAAGCATATCACTAATTG GTAACGGTGTGGTCATACATTTACCTGGCTTGTTTGAGGAGGGTGATAAAAATGACAAGAAAG GGCTGAAAGGTTGGGAGAAGAGGCTAATTGTCTCTGACAGAGCTCACATTG TGTTTGACTTCCACCAGGTTGTTGATGGCTTGCAGGAAACTGAAAGACAGGCACAAGAGGGAAAGAA CATTGGAACAACCAAGAAAGGCATTGGACCCGCATACTCCAGCAAAGCATCTCGCACTGGCCTACGTGTTTGTGACCTCCTTGGTGACTTTAAGGACTTCTCTACCAA ATTCAAGAACCTTGTCCACCAGTATCAATCCATGTATCCAGCCTTGACAGTTGACGTTGAGGACCAACTGAAAAAACTCAAG GAATATGCTGAGAGATTGCGGCCAATGGTTAGAGATGGAGTCTATTACATGTATGAAGCTCTTCATGGATCCCCAAAGAAAATTCTGGTTGAAGGGGCCAATGCTGCTCTCCTCGACATTGACTTTG GTACATATCCttttgtgacatcatcaaactGCACCGTGGGAGGGGCATGCACTGGTCTTGGTATCCCTCCACTGAATATTGGTGATGTGTTTGGTGTAGCAAAGGCCTACACCACCAGGGTTGGAATTGGAGCCTTCCCAACAGAACAACTTAAT GCAGTTGGCGAGCTGTTGCAGACGAGGGGTCACGAAGTGGGTGTAACCACAGGAAGGAAGCGGCGTTGTGGCTGGTTGGATCTTGTTATCGTCAGATACGCTCACATGATTAATGGCTTCACTGC CATTGCTTTGACAAAACTTGACATTCTGGATGTGTTGGATGAAATCAAAGTTGGAGTCGCCTACAAACTCAATGGAAAAAGAATTCCCCATTTCCCAG CCAACATGGACGTTTTGCAGAAAGTGGAGGTTGAGTATGAGACCTTCCCCGGTTGGAAGACAGACACATCTGCAGCCAGGAAGTGGAATGATCTCCCAGCCAAGGCACAAAACTACATCCGCTTCATTGAGAACCACATTGGAGTTCCCA tcAAGTGGGTCGGCGTTGGAAAGTCCAGAGAGTGCATGATCCAGATGTTCTAG
- the siva1 gene encoding apoptosis regulatory protein Siva: MPKRACPFAETFSSQYKVHVGQQELNHSSVFGHKYKQEIYEKTKNLLFNGAKAVVGTIWSGEEKRVETPASSQTLLRGQTLIGHDGRLTKSTRAQGAPTAPTGCCVCQKSLGSRTPCSQCDRLACSSCTQQCSSCSGLCCSVCTIIDYSGQYDEVLCCSCST; encoded by the exons ATGCCAAAACGAGCTTGTCCTTTTGCGGAAACCTTCTCTTCACAATACAAAGTACATGTGGGGCAGCAAGAGTTGAATCACTCCAGTGTATTTGGGCACAAATATAAGCAAGAAATCTACG AGAAGACTAAGAACCTGCTGTTCAACGGTGCCAAGGCAGTGGTGGGCACAAtatggagtggagaggagaagcGCGTTGAGACACCTGCGAGCAGCCAGACACTGCTGAGAGGACAGACACTTATTGGACATGATGGAAGGCTGACCAAATCAACCAGAGCACAAG GTGCACCAACGGCTCCTACAGGCTGCTGCGTGTGTCAGAAGAGCCTTGGGTCCAGGACACCATGCTCCCAGTGTGACCGTCTAGCCTGTTCCTCCTGCACCCAACAGTGCTCCAGCTGCTCCGgcctctgctgctctgtctgcaCCATTATAGA TTACAGTGGACAATACGATGAAGTACTATGCTGCAGTTGTTCGACGTAA